Below is a genomic region from Equus caballus isolate H_3958 breed thoroughbred chromosome X, TB-T2T, whole genome shotgun sequence.
CTGACAGGTGGGTTTCTTTTCTCGGTTATATTTGCCAGCATGTGAAATTaggcaaaaagaaaggaaagcttgTACTTAGCATTCACTGGCTACTATTCTGCTTTCCTCACACTCTATAACCTGGATGTAAGATTTGAAAATTGAAGGGGGgggcattttaaataaaagttggGGTAATAACGTTAAAATTCTTATGTTAGAATCGGAGGAGAGGTTGAAATTGTATGTTTTAGGggtaatttattctctttgaaatgtaattgTTTGCTTGAAAGAATACTGAATCGTGTTTTCTCTCCCCAGTTTATTAAGCAAGGCAAATTGTTCCAggtgtaaaagaaaaacaattcatgCTTTATACATTAGTGCAGCCTAGTGGTGCAATATTGTCAACATTAAAACATCAGCATAGGTGTGAAATTGACCACATATGCATTACTGTCGACTGGAAGAATGgtaaaaagatatatgcatctaatttatttgaaattcatcaCATTAATTAATGTCAGGAAAACGGTGAGGTTTTCAGCTTCCTGGTAACTCAGTATAATGTCATCTCTTAATTGTATCTGTTTTCTCTATAGGCATTCACTTACATTCTCGTTTCCAGAGAAATAAATTAATCCTGGCTGCCTGTTGAAGCTCTATGGACAGAGCGTATGAGAACCTCTGGCAGTCAGGGTGCTCAGGCTCTCTTAGGATGTTCTCAGTCTCTGTACTGCATTTTTTGGTGTTCCTATTGTAGAATGATAACTGTGAAAGCATAAAAAAATTGAGGCTCCAAATGTTAAAAGTGATGCTTGAAAAAGCCTGCAAGAAGCCTGTAAGTAATCCATGCCTGGCACTACCAGAAGGAATAGCTTCTTCAGATTCTGGCATCCGAGAGGAGGAAAAGCTTTCCCTGGGTCTTTCATGGGTTTTTGCTTTAACTGGTTTTATCGTGTATTTGCAGGCAGATTTACTTAGAGGATGTCGATTTTCAGGTGGATGTGTCAGAATCAGGAGGTCTTTTTGCTTGGGCACAGGGCTTCTGATTTCCCCCTTGCCTTGCCCTAAATCGACCTACAGATCGGCTTGGGCAAGAAATGAGCACTTATGAACAGGGAAGAAATTAACCCCCTCCTCGTTACTGCATAAACTCACGGAACTCTTTTCCAGGAAGGTTGATGACTGCTCACTCATGAAGACAGGAGAATTAGGTTTAACATCAGTCACTTACACAAAAAGGAAGTCTTTTAGAACACAAGGTGATACACAGGTAACGAATTCCTCTCAATCACACAAAATCATGCTGGAAAATATTTACCAGTCCTACATAGAGGATCtacacataaaattataaaattgcaAATCTGGAATATGTCATATTGGTGAATAAGGGAAAAGGTGATTagcataaataaaaaatactgggATGTGTTACGTGTATTTGAAACCATAACCAAGTCCAGTTGGTTCGTGTGGACTTGATTATATACACATGGATAGGAGGTAGAACTAGATGCCACTAAGGTCACTTGTAATCCTAAGATTCTGTAATTCTGATACTTATTTTGCCCTTTGCCTATGATTCTGTGTTTCTAGATACAAGGCAGTTGTGAAGCCCCTGGAGCGACAGCCCTCCAATGCCATCCTGAAGACCTGTGCCAAAGCTGGCTGCGTCTGGATCGTGTCTATGATAATTGCTCTACCAGAGGCTATATTTTCCAATGTTTATACTTTTCAAGATCCCAACAGAAACAGGACATTTGAAGCGTGTGCCTCTTATCCTGTTTCTGAGAGGCTCCTGCAAGAGATACACTCTCTGCTCTGCTTCTTGGTGTTCTACCTTATTCCACTCTCTATCATCTCTGTCTATTATTCCTTGATTGCGAGAACGCTTTACAAAAGCACCTTGAACATACCGACCGAGGAACAAAGCCATGCTCGCAAGCAGGTACGTATTCATAGGACTCATGCGTGAATTTGAGGTAAAATTCCGACTTTTGCACCTGTGAGCATTAAATGCAACAGCAATATAATATTTTTGTCATGGTCATGGTCTCTGGAGTCTCTCAGACCCGAGATTTAATTCCAGCTCTATCACACACTAGCTGAGCAagatacttaacctctttgagcctcagtttcctcatttgtaaaatgaagatgggGACTGGAATGATATAGATGAAACGCTTAGCATATTTCCTGGtgcatagtaagcattcaataagtaGTAGGACTACTATCATTAGAAAGGGGATGCTGAAGTTTGGGAGCAGTCAAAATGATGTATCCCATGGAATAGTGAGGAACAGCGCACAAAGTGAGCCTGTAAAGTGAAGCGTCTTTTGTTTTAGAAAGTGTAACAGGCTGAGAAATACACAGGATGATAGAACTGGCAGGAAGCCATAATATTGTTCAATACAAACCACTTGCACACACACGAGTAAACTGAGGTCTTGAGGGATGAAGTGCCAGTGGCAAGGGAACACCGGGACACAGAAACTTCATTAAGATCATTGCAAGAGCCAGCTGTGCTCTCCCCTCACAAAtaggaacagaataaaaagaatgttGCCAACACATTCTTCCATTTGactaacaaaacaaaatgaaacaggaTTTCTATCTTTCTTGGGGGAGAGGCGATGATTCCATTTGCTTCTTGACCAGTACATGGAGAGCTCAGGGCCTTTTTGGGGACCTAGTCTACTTGGTTGGTTCAGTCGTGGTGCTCAGGAGGCTAAAGCTGCATATTTAATGTCCATGTGAACACTTATCTTTGCTCTATCTGTGCCCACAGGCAATGTCTTCACTTAATCCGGTTCATTTCTCTTATTAAGGGGTGTAAGCAGGATTATTTTCACATATGAGGGATGGCACGTTGGTCTTTATTCCTTTGACTATATAGTTAGAATTCCTCTAGGTTAAAAACAATTTTAGGTACCAACTTGGCAACTTTCATAAAGCCCAGAAGAATATCCTACTCTAGTCAGCCTCTGCTGTGGCAGTGAAAGCAGTTTTCTCTaggatctatttttttttaattaaattaaattttcaagaaTTCCACCACACTCCTTGAGATAATTGGAGACACCCTAGAGTATCTCAGAACCAGGGGTGAGAGTCTCTGAATTAGAGCTAATGAGACCAAGATCACGGGTTACCACGCCAATTAACTTACCGCATTCTATACCCACAGGCTGCCTTCCTGCACATCCCATCCAGTTATCTTACAAACGCATGTTCAAAGGGACACCAGCCTGTTAACTGTAAATTTCTATGTTAATCTAGagaatggctttttaaaatctctgccagctaaacgattttttttttttttttttgccatgtttCTTCCCTCCTATAGATTGAATCCCGGAAGAGAATTGCCAAGACGGTGTTAGTGCTGGTGGCTCTGTTTGCTCTCTGCTGGTTGCCAAATCACCTCCTGTACCTCTACCGTTCCTTCACTTATCAAACCTACATGGATCCTTCCGCCGTTCATTTTCTCGTCACCATTTTCTCTCGGGTCCTGGCATTCAGCAATTCTTGTGTAAACCCCTTCGCTCTTTATTGGCTGAGCAAAACCTTCCAGCAGCATTTTAAAGCTCAGTTGTTCTGCTGCAAGGCAGAGGTGCCCGACCCCGCTCCTGCAGATGCCACTCTCAACAGCCTGGCTGTGATGGGAAGGGTCCCGGGGGCTGCTAGCACGCAGGTGTCTGAAATTAGTGTGACCTGGTTCACTGGGTGTAGTATGGAGAAGGAAGATGACAGAGTCTAGCTTTTCAATTAAAAAGGGTCTTTTTCCTGCCAGCGTGTGTATCCGACTCTGAGCTGCGCGTAGGTGTATGGTGTCAGGATTTGTGTTGTTTGTGAATTGTGCTGAAATCTTAGGAGTGAGGGATCCTTATAAGTAAGAGACAAACCAAGATTTTCTTCAACGTACAAACATTAACGTTATTGGGCTCGCTAAATAAAGTGAAGCCTCACTCGCTGTACAAAGACATGTTTGTATATGTCAGTGGGTAGTAAGGCAGGTTGAATAGGAGGGAAGGTAAAATAAACAAGATGACACTTAAAAACCTAATTTGTTTCCATCACATCTATGATGCTTTCAATTTCTCATATACTCCTGAGAGTTGCATAAAACTGTGTTTGTGTTTATTACGTGACGTAGATCTAGAGATTATACTTTGCATATGAAAAGGGGATCAAAGAGAGATAAAACATCTCTTCtaccattttcttaaaaaataaaatcctaaaaaataaaCCTTCACAGGTTTTTGGACTGCCCTTTTCCATTAATCTCTATTCCACTGTAACTAAAGCTGTGCATTGCAATGAAAGTGTGTTGGGGTCAGCGAGGATAAAGTACAATACTGAGTGAG
It encodes:
- the BRS3 gene encoding bombesin receptor subtype-3 produces the protein MSQRQPQSPNETLISITNDTESSSSVVPNDNTKKGRTGDNSPGIEALCAIYITYAVIISVGILGNAILIKVFFKTKSMQTVPNIFITSLAFGDLLLLLTCVPVDATHYLAEGWLFGRIGCKVLSFIRLTSVGVSVFTLTILSADRYKAVVKPLERQPSNAILKTCAKAGCVWIVSMIIALPEAIFSNVYTFQDPNRNRTFEACASYPVSERLLQEIHSLLCFLVFYLIPLSIISVYYSLIARTLYKSTLNIPTEEQSHARKQIESRKRIAKTVLVLVALFALCWLPNHLLYLYRSFTYQTYMDPSAVHFLVTIFSRVLAFSNSCVNPFALYWLSKTFQQHFKAQLFCCKAEVPDPAPADATLNSLAVMGRVPGAASTQVSEISVTWFTGCSMEKEDDRV